In one window of Gammaproteobacteria bacterium DNA:
- a CDS encoding FAD-dependent oxidoreductase: MANNEKTPVIKAGNDFQFIEVGRQDPSKKPIKQRTEQFIEIYNLFEQPEVEQQADRCLDCGNPYCQWKCPLHNYIPDWLELAKNGRIIEAAELCHETNTLPEVCGRVCPQDRLCEGACTINDDFGAVTIGNVEKYVTDLALAQGWRPDLSAVVATGKKVAIIGAGPAGLGCADILIRNGVSPVVFDKNPEIGGLLTFGIPSFKLEKSVMIQRREYFESLGVEFKLNINVGTDISFEQLQQDYDAVFLGMGTYSYIRGGFSNESAQGVYDALPYLIGNTNKLMGYQDPENPFVDLAGKSVAVLGGGDTAMDCVRTAIRQGAREVKCIYRRDEANMPGSKREVQNAKEEGVEFVYNRQPLDVVADNSKVTAVTLVATQMGQPDENGRSRAETVADSQYDLAVDVVIMAFGFKPNPQPWFSEHGIETDQWDRVVANRSELPFQTTNEKVFAGGDMVRGSDLVVTAIAEGRDAAEGILQYLKL; this comes from the coding sequence ATGGCTAACAATGAAAAAACACCAGTCATAAAGGCGGGTAATGATTTCCAATTTATTGAGGTTGGACGCCAAGATCCGTCTAAAAAACCGATCAAGCAACGCACCGAACAATTTATCGAAATTTATAATCTGTTTGAACAACCAGAGGTAGAGCAACAAGCCGATCGCTGTCTCGATTGTGGCAACCCCTATTGCCAATGGAAATGTCCATTACATAACTACATTCCAGATTGGTTAGAACTGGCAAAAAATGGTCGAATTATTGAAGCGGCCGAATTATGTCACGAGACCAATACATTACCTGAAGTTTGTGGTCGTGTTTGCCCACAAGACCGATTATGCGAAGGCGCTTGCACCATCAATGACGACTTTGGCGCCGTCACCATCGGCAATGTCGAAAAATACGTGACTGATTTAGCGCTCGCTCAAGGCTGGCGTCCTGATTTGTCAGCGGTCGTCGCAACCGGAAAAAAAGTCGCCATTATCGGCGCTGGCCCCGCAGGGCTCGGTTGTGCTGACATTTTAATCCGGAACGGTGTCAGCCCGGTTGTGTTTGATAAAAATCCAGAAATTGGTGGCTTGCTCACCTTTGGCATTCCCTCGTTTAAACTTGAAAAATCGGTGATGATCCAGCGCCGTGAATATTTTGAGTCACTCGGCGTTGAGTTTAAGCTCAATATCAATGTCGGTACTGACATTAGTTTTGAACAGTTGCAACAAGACTATGATGCCGTATTTTTAGGCATGGGCACCTATTCGTATATTCGGGGTGGCTTTAGCAATGAGTCGGCACAAGGGGTTTACGACGCCCTGCCCTATCTCATAGGTAACACCAATAAGTTAATGGGTTATCAAGATCCCGAAAATCCATTTGTCGACTTAGCGGGTAAAAGTGTCGCGGTACTCGGTGGTGGTGATACTGCGATGGATTGTGTGCGAACCGCTATTCGCCAAGGAGCGCGCGAGGTTAAGTGTATTTATCGCCGTGATGAAGCCAACATGCCCGGCTCAAAGCGTGAAGTTCAAAATGCCAAAGAGGAAGGAGTCGAGTTTGTATATAATCGTCAACCGCTCGATGTCGTCGCTGACAATAGCAAGGTCACGGCAGTAACACTCGTCGCCACCCAAATGGGTCAGCCCGACGAAAATGGTCGTAGCCGCGCCGAGACAGTCGCAGATTCTCAATACGATTTAGCGGTTGATGTGGTTATTATGGCCTTTGGCTTTAAACCTAATCCACAACCCTGGTTTAGCGAGCACGGCATCGAAACCGATCAATGGGATCGCGTTGTCGCCAACCGCAGTGAACTGCCTTTTCAGACCACCAACGAAAAGGTCTTCGCGGGCGGTGATATGGTGCGCGGATCAGATCTCGTGGTCACCGCAATCGCCGAAGGTCGTGATGCGGCAGAGGGAATATTGCAATACCTCAAATTATAA